From the genome of Kaistella daneshvariae, one region includes:
- a CDS encoding barstar family protein yields MKTIYIDFAEIGDYEEFYEQLKEKLELPEFFGDNLDALYDSLTGFVKMPLHLEFVNMGVDQLEDFEDLLTTLEDADEELDEFSFAYYLEQYEDEE; encoded by the coding sequence ATGAAAACAATATATATCGACTTTGCGGAAATTGGAGACTACGAGGAGTTTTATGAGCAGCTAAAGGAAAAGCTGGAGCTTCCGGAATTTTTTGGTGATAATTTAGATGCACTTTACGATTCGCTGACCGGCTTTGTGAAAATGCCTTTGCATCTCGAATTTGTGAATATGGGCGTTGACCAGCTCGAAGATTTCGAAGATTTGCTCACCACTTTGGAAGATGCCGATGAAGAACTGGACGAATTTTCTTTTGCCTACTACCTGGAACAGTATGAAGATGAGGAATAA
- a CDS encoding TonB-dependent receptor plug domain-containing protein, translating into MKIRKLGLAFIMLNISATYFYAQDTINKEKKIDEVVITSSANKKTESALLVDQKKSIIQKQSMGSEEISRKGLSNVEQALVKVTGITNVEGRGLFVRGLEDRYNTLLINGLGSPSNNPFQKIIALKQFPTDVVGKLNIYKTFNSNLYADFAGATFDIETLTYEKPFSKVEFGIGINTLSTFRNDFKINPNANTIDGFIGLNSKKRQLPQQINGYRPSSYNFNAEESRNSFGEGWNVDNIKSLPNTSLGFTTAQKFKIGETSNLGFLFSLNQGNNFQYKEGEKNQFRLNGNSIDYNNLLNRKEYIYETESSVLLGLGFKNKGTAVNLNGFFLQNSENLIQDYQGYRNGETNNQQFIRVNQQDISRFTDLQLTASQKISDRHSVKAGASWVNNFYQQPDRKIMYGRPVDNNEINLSFGGNNLLRQYLDVNGKNYFSAFAEYAVNLGEKGDKKDFPLQIAFGYNGFADVRNTSYRFIYSVLDNPANSQITVDRDAPQALFDQALSEGTYHYREGSTSEYKNNLYQFVNAGYLNLNYKPSELWDILVGGRIENNVNITRYKPISVGINDDFVTLSKNQYYILPSLSVKRSLNPKSNIRFAASKTITRPILIEYMPITYINPDNENIFGNKNLTNSENYNFDLKYEIFPSNKEMFAVNLFAKKIDKAIERSYIASGNSNGQTITFFNSKTANLAGVELEGIFSLNRFSEALSRWTFGANTTLMYSDVQRSTDQSQETDVEANRKRALQGAAPWTVNADLKYEYKNAQNFTKTYSLVYNVSGKKIYGVGFSKLDNIYEMPFHQLDFVYNNQISKNWNVKFAIQNLLNSQYNLKLGDNSLVQVQESSLLMENYKKGTSFNMTIGYTF; encoded by the coding sequence ATGAAAATCAGAAAATTGGGTCTTGCTTTTATAATGCTGAATATTTCCGCAACTTACTTTTACGCGCAGGATACCATTAATAAAGAGAAAAAAATAGATGAAGTGGTGATTACTTCGTCCGCCAATAAAAAAACGGAAAGCGCGCTTCTGGTGGATCAGAAAAAATCGATTATCCAGAAACAATCGATGGGTTCTGAGGAAATTTCTCGAAAAGGACTTTCCAATGTAGAACAGGCGTTGGTAAAAGTGACCGGAATTACGAATGTTGAAGGTCGCGGTTTATTTGTTCGAGGTTTGGAAGACCGGTACAATACTTTGCTGATTAACGGTTTGGGTTCACCATCAAACAATCCGTTTCAGAAAATTATAGCATTGAAGCAGTTTCCAACAGATGTAGTGGGAAAACTGAATATTTATAAGACGTTCAACTCTAATTTATACGCCGATTTTGCGGGCGCTACTTTCGATATTGAAACGCTGACTTATGAAAAACCGTTTTCAAAAGTGGAATTCGGCATCGGCATCAATACTTTAAGCACTTTTCGGAATGATTTTAAAATTAATCCGAACGCAAATACCATCGATGGTTTTATTGGGCTAAATTCCAAAAAAAGGCAATTACCACAGCAAATAAATGGCTACCGCCCGTCGAGCTACAATTTTAATGCTGAAGAATCCCGAAATTCTTTCGGTGAAGGCTGGAATGTGGACAATATCAAATCTTTACCGAACACCAGTCTCGGGTTTACCACCGCGCAAAAATTTAAAATTGGTGAAACTTCGAATCTTGGATTTTTGTTTTCACTGAATCAGGGAAATAATTTTCAGTATAAAGAAGGCGAAAAAAACCAGTTCCGCCTGAACGGAAATTCCATTGATTATAACAATTTGCTGAACCGAAAAGAATATATCTATGAAACGGAATCTTCGGTTTTACTTGGTTTAGGATTTAAAAATAAAGGAACAGCGGTAAATTTAAACGGTTTCTTCCTGCAAAATTCCGAAAATCTCATCCAGGATTATCAGGGTTACCGAAATGGTGAAACCAATAATCAGCAGTTTATCCGCGTAAATCAGCAGGATATTTCCAGATTTACCGATTTGCAGTTGACGGCTTCGCAGAAAATTTCCGACAGACATTCGGTAAAAGCCGGAGCAAGCTGGGTGAACAACTTTTACCAGCAACCGGACCGGAAAATCATGTACGGAAGACCAGTAGATAATAATGAAATAAACCTCTCTTTTGGCGGGAATAATTTGCTGCGACAATATCTGGACGTAAACGGTAAAAATTATTTTTCAGCTTTCGCAGAATATGCGGTGAATCTTGGTGAAAAAGGTGATAAAAAAGATTTTCCGTTGCAGATTGCTTTCGGTTACAATGGTTTCGCTGATGTAAGAAATACTTCTTACCGCTTTATTTATTCGGTTTTGGATAATCCGGCGAATTCGCAAATTACCGTAGACAGAGACGCGCCGCAAGCGCTTTTCGATCAGGCGCTGAGCGAGGGAACGTATCATTACCGCGAAGGTTCAACTTCGGAATACAAAAATAATCTGTACCAGTTTGTAAACGCGGGTTACCTCAACCTCAATTATAAACCATCGGAATTATGGGATATTTTGGTTGGTGGCAGAATTGAAAATAATGTCAATATAACGCGGTATAAACCAATTAGTGTAGGTATTAACGATGATTTTGTCACGCTGAGCAAAAACCAATATTATATTTTGCCTTCATTGTCGGTGAAAAGAAGTTTGAACCCCAAATCAAATATCCGTTTTGCGGCGAGCAAAACCATCACCAGACCGATTTTGATTGAATATATGCCGATCACGTACATCAATCCGGACAACGAAAACATTTTCGGAAATAAAAACCTGACCAACAGCGAAAATTACAATTTCGACCTGAAATATGAAATTTTCCCGAGCAACAAGGAAATGTTTGCGGTGAACCTTTTCGCCAAAAAAATCGATAAAGCGATTGAACGTTCTTACATCGCTTCCGGAAATTCTAACGGTCAAACGATCACTTTTTTCAATTCTAAAACGGCCAATCTAGCGGGTGTGGAACTGGAAGGAATCTTTTCCTTAAACCGTTTCAGCGAAGCTTTATCGCGCTGGACTTTCGGTGCAAATACCACGCTGATGTATTCTGATGTGCAACGCAGCACCGACCAATCTCAGGAAACCGACGTTGAAGCCAACCGCAAGCGCGCTTTACAGGGCGCAGCGCCATGGACGGTAAATGCAGATTTGAAATATGAGTACAAAAACGCCCAGAATTTCACCAAAACCTATTCACTTGTTTACAATGTTTCCGGCAAGAAAATTTACGGTGTTGGTTTCTCCAAACTCGACAATATTTACGAAATGCCTTTCCACCAGCTGGATTTTGTTTACAACAACCAGATTTCTAAAAACTGGAATGTAAAATTCGCTATTCAAAACCTTTTAAATTCTCAATATAATCTGAAACTCGGCGACAATAGTTTGGTTCAGGTTCAGGAAAGTTCGCTGCTGATGGAAAACTACAAAAAAGGAACTTCATTTAATATGACCATCGGCTATACTTTCTAA
- a CDS encoding sensor histidine kinase, with the protein MKIYRLTFLAALFLTACMLLLVFVFDEVKSEYVATNGQFFLGLFISTFFLVIVNYLVVDFLFSYYGKRQIQKISTILPEEISEEDHNLDLQELSRRFSDLNLKNTTEIDTMKEMEIYRKEYIGNVSHELKTPLFTIQGYLETLTEGAIENIAIRDKYLDRIEKSVERLLTIVQDLDMINQYESDQITLSKSRFDINLLIREMIDLLDLEAQKKDTKIVLQTASNQILVNADRQKISQVLMNLISNAINYSNREKATVTIKTSVQNTKVLVTVEDNGMGIKPETLPRIFERFYRVESSRNRNDGGSGLGLAIVKHILEAHNETITVESVYLEGTKFIFSLPKV; encoded by the coding sequence ATGAAAATTTACAGATTAACTTTTCTTGCAGCCCTTTTTCTTACAGCGTGTATGCTGCTGCTGGTTTTCGTTTTTGATGAGGTGAAAAGCGAATATGTTGCTACGAACGGTCAGTTTTTTCTGGGACTTTTCATAAGCACATTTTTCCTCGTCATCGTCAATTATCTGGTCGTGGATTTCCTCTTCAGCTACTATGGCAAAAGGCAAATCCAGAAAATTTCCACCATCTTGCCGGAAGAAATTAGTGAAGAAGACCATAATCTGGATTTGCAGGAACTCAGCAGAAGATTTTCCGACCTTAATCTGAAAAATACCACCGAAATCGATACGATGAAGGAAATGGAAATCTACCGCAAAGAATACATCGGTAACGTGTCTCACGAGCTGAAAACGCCACTTTTCACCATCCAGGGTTATCTGGAAACGCTCACCGAAGGCGCCATTGAAAATATAGCGATTCGCGATAAATATTTGGACAGAATCGAAAAATCCGTGGAAAGGCTGCTTACCATCGTGCAAGATCTGGACATGATCAACCAATACGAAAGTGACCAGATTACTTTAAGTAAAAGCCGTTTCGATATCAATTTGCTCATCCGCGAAATGATCGATTTGCTTGATCTGGAAGCACAAAAGAAAGATACCAAAATTGTGCTTCAAACCGCTTCAAACCAAATATTAGTAAACGCCGACAGGCAAAAAATTTCTCAGGTTTTGATGAATTTAATCAGCAACGCCATCAATTATTCCAACCGCGAAAAAGCCACGGTCACCATAAAAACATCGGTTCAAAACACCAAAGTTCTGGTTACGGTAGAAGATAACGGAATGGGAATAAAACCAGAAACTTTGCCGAGAATTTTTGAAAGATTTTACCGCGTGGAATCCAGCAGAAACCGCAACGATGGCGGTTCTGGTCTCGGCCTTGCCATCGTAAAACACATTTTGGAAGCGCACAACGAAACCATTACGGTTGAAAGCGTTTACCTGGAGGGTACAAAATTCATTTTTTCGCTGCCGAAGGTGTAG
- a CDS encoding IS1096 element passenger TnpR family protein yields MVYKLRIILDAKEDIFRDVEIRGKQTLWNLHLGIKSAFSLMGEDLSLFNILDEDGVIVKTVPLEDMSDDGDGEIMSDVYITEVFENPGDKIHFQYGFMDLWEFFCELVEIIDEKPAVNYPITVFRFGKMPLKAPSKSSAKSKKNSIIPLPDEDFGSFDEGFAGASFDDEDDSFDDDEDDDFADDNFDDDDLD; encoded by the coding sequence ATGGTTTATAAACTCCGAATTATTTTAGACGCCAAGGAGGATATTTTCAGAGATGTAGAGATAAGAGGCAAACAGACACTTTGGAACCTGCATTTGGGTATAAAAAGTGCTTTTTCATTGATGGGTGAGGATTTGTCGCTTTTCAATATCTTAGATGAAGATGGCGTTATTGTAAAAACGGTGCCCCTGGAAGACATGAGCGATGACGGTGATGGTGAAATCATGTCTGATGTTTATATTACCGAAGTCTTCGAAAATCCCGGCGACAAAATTCATTTCCAGTATGGTTTTATGGATTTGTGGGAATTTTTCTGCGAACTGGTGGAAATCATCGATGAAAAACCTGCGGTGAATTATCCGATTACTGTTTTCCGCTTCGGGAAAATGCCGTTAAAAGCGCCTTCGAAATCCAGCGCGAAAAGCAAGAAAAATTCCATCATTCCTTTGCCAGATGAAGATTTTGGCTCTTTCGACGAAGGTTTTGCCGGTGCAAGTTTCGATGATGAAGACGATTCCTTTGATGACGATGAAGACGACGACTTTGCAGATGACAATTTCGACGACGATGATCTGGACTAG
- a CDS encoding response regulator transcription factor produces MNQKKILLIDDEEDILEILSYNLEKEGYHVTTATNGNDGIAKAKEIVPDLILLDVMMPEKDGIETCTELRTIKELQNTLIVFLSARSEEFSQLAGFQAGANDYVVKIIKPKILISKINALLQLTSKVSNEAKILKIGDLVIDKDNVKVTKNGQFFLLPKKEFDLLYLLASNTEKVFKREEILEKVWGNDVVVGERTIDVHIRRLREKLGMETIQTLKGIGYKLVV; encoded by the coding sequence ATGAATCAGAAAAAAATTCTTTTGATCGATGATGAAGAAGATATTTTAGAAATCCTGTCTTACAATCTCGAGAAAGAAGGTTATCACGTGACCACCGCCACCAACGGAAATGACGGAATTGCAAAAGCCAAAGAAATCGTTCCCGACCTTATTCTGTTGGATGTGATGATGCCCGAAAAAGATGGCATTGAAACGTGTACTGAACTTCGGACGATTAAAGAATTACAAAATACGCTCATCGTTTTTTTATCGGCCAGAAGTGAAGAATTTTCGCAATTGGCAGGTTTTCAGGCGGGCGCTAATGATTACGTGGTGAAAATCATCAAACCGAAAATCCTAATCTCCAAGATTAATGCGCTTCTCCAGCTGACTTCAAAAGTGAGCAACGAAGCGAAAATTCTGAAAATTGGAGATCTTGTAATAGATAAAGACAATGTGAAAGTCACCAAAAACGGCCAGTTTTTTCTGCTTCCGAAAAAAGAGTTTGATTTACTGTATCTCCTGGCCTCTAACACCGAAAAGGTTTTCAAACGCGAGGAAATTCTGGAAAAAGTTTGGGGCAACGATGTGGTGGTCGGCGAACGCACCATTGATGTGCACATCCGCCGTTTGCGCGAAAAGCTGGGTATGGAAACCATCCAAACACTAAAAGGGATAGGATATAAATTAGTTGTTTAA